One window of the Sphaerochaeta associata genome contains the following:
- a CDS encoding tripartite tricarboxylate transporter permease, whose protein sequence is MFTYVLSGFSAILQPLTFFFMVFGVVVGIVIGALPGLSGSMGIILLLPLVYRLPADTALVMLCGLFCGSMYGGSISAILLKTPGTPSAAATVLDGYPLCEQGQAGRALGISTIASFIGGLFSSICLFLIAPQLAKIALNFHAADYFSLAIFGLSIMASSSGKNVGKGLLAGCLGLLISTVGIDAIAGTDRFTFGIPRLMRGFNLLPVLIGVFALSEVFSQVANKHGKSTANAQVITNMLPKWFDIKGFLIAAIVGSVIGVFVGIIPGTGGSIASFIAYNVAQKLSKRPDKFGKGSYEGVAAPEAANNATTGGALIPMLCLGVPGDVVTSVMLGSLILIGVRPGPLLFVESIDLVYTIFAGMFAIQFVMLAAGLLSAKYSPKILKIPTNILMPIIIILCVVGSYSLGNQLYDVYVAVCFGVIGYFMKKYGYPGAPLVLGVILGPIAEENLNRALLMSKNSLTVFYTRPISLVFLLLAAFTIVFSLVSSMKKAKA, encoded by the coding sequence ATGTTTACCTATGTATTAAGCGGTTTTTCTGCCATTCTTCAGCCTCTTACATTCTTCTTCATGGTGTTTGGAGTGGTTGTTGGCATTGTGATCGGTGCTCTTCCCGGTCTCTCGGGCTCGATGGGAATCATCTTGCTGCTTCCTTTGGTCTATCGGCTCCCGGCCGATACCGCCCTGGTCATGCTCTGCGGACTTTTCTGCGGTTCCATGTATGGGGGGTCCATCTCGGCCATTCTTCTAAAAACACCGGGGACTCCCTCAGCTGCCGCAACAGTGTTGGATGGATATCCTCTATGTGAGCAGGGGCAGGCAGGAAGGGCCTTGGGAATTTCGACCATTGCGTCATTCATCGGTGGATTGTTTTCCTCCATCTGCTTGTTTCTCATTGCACCCCAGCTAGCCAAGATTGCCCTCAATTTCCACGCAGCCGACTATTTCTCCCTTGCCATATTCGGTTTGTCCATTATGGCAAGTTCCTCAGGGAAGAATGTTGGGAAAGGGCTTCTGGCCGGATGCCTGGGCTTGCTCATTTCCACTGTCGGCATCGATGCCATTGCCGGCACCGACCGTTTCACGTTCGGCATCCCCCGGTTGATGAGGGGCTTCAATTTACTACCGGTTTTAATTGGAGTATTTGCTCTCTCCGAGGTCTTTTCCCAGGTTGCCAACAAGCATGGAAAAAGTACCGCCAATGCGCAGGTCATTACGAACATGTTGCCGAAGTGGTTTGATATCAAGGGCTTCCTCATTGCTGCCATTGTAGGATCGGTCATTGGTGTCTTTGTCGGCATTATTCCAGGAACCGGAGGGTCCATTGCCAGTTTCATTGCTTACAATGTGGCCCAGAAACTATCCAAACGCCCGGACAAATTCGGCAAGGGATCGTATGAGGGTGTTGCTGCACCGGAAGCCGCCAACAACGCCACCACCGGAGGGGCCTTGATCCCCATGCTGTGCCTAGGTGTTCCTGGCGACGTAGTGACCTCGGTAATGCTCGGCTCCCTGATTCTCATCGGTGTCCGCCCCGGCCCTCTGTTGTTTGTTGAAAGCATCGACTTGGTCTACACCATTTTTGCCGGTATGTTTGCCATTCAGTTTGTGATGCTTGCAGCCGGTCTGCTCAGTGCCAAGTACTCTCCGAAAATCCTCAAGATTCCTACAAACATACTGATGCCGATCATCATCATTCTTTGTGTGGTTGGTTCCTATTCATTGGGAAATCAGCTCTACGATGTCTATGTAGCGGTTTGTTTTGGAGTGATTGGCTACTTCATGAAGAAATACGGCTATCCTGGAGCTCCCTTGGTGCTGGGGGTGATTCTTGGACCCATAGCCGAAGAGAACCTTAACAGGGCGCTTCTGATGAGCAAGAACAGCCTGACTGTCTTCTACACCCGCCCGATTTCCTTGGTCTTTCTCCTGTTGGCGGCCTTCACCATCGTGTTTTCTCTTGTTTCGAGCATGAAAAAGGCAAAAGCCTGA
- a CDS encoding tripartite tricarboxylate transporter TctB family protein, whose product MKKNITSDFWVGLGAILFGIFVFVQSKKLPQAKMGIGPGDYPAFVAIIIISLGLIQAVKALLANNSSAQTREAFDAQRAKKVFLLVSGTFAYVFMMKFMGFLLLSPFFLLFLFWMFGYSNRRKAIVISITVSVVIYFLFMYAFQVLLPRFSLF is encoded by the coding sequence ATGAAAAAGAACATCACATCGGATTTCTGGGTTGGGTTGGGTGCCATTCTCTTCGGCATATTTGTATTTGTTCAATCAAAGAAGCTTCCACAGGCAAAAATGGGCATCGGTCCTGGTGATTACCCTGCGTTTGTTGCAATTATCATCATCTCCTTGGGGCTGATACAGGCGGTCAAAGCGCTGCTTGCAAATAATTCTTCGGCCCAAACCCGTGAAGCTTTCGATGCACAACGGGCAAAAAAAGTCTTTCTACTCGTTTCCGGTACCTTTGCCTATGTTTTTATGATGAAATTTATGGGTTTTCTTCTCCTCTCTCCTTTCTTTTTACTGTTTCTGTTTTGGATGTTCGGGTACTCGAATAGAAGGAAAGCCATCGTGATCAGCATTACTGTTTCTGTGGTGATCTACTTCCTGTTCATGTATGCATTCCAGGTTTTATTACCAAGATTTTCGTTGTTTTAA
- a CDS encoding tripartite tricarboxylate transporter substrate binding protein yields MKKVVFVAFAIVLSCSMLFAQGNKEASAMSADMSTFPTKPVEAVVGWSAGGGGDVVFRVLAEVFPKYANGQNLVIKNVPGASGVTGAIEFLDAKPDGYSVMHWNNASMTKTQLSKTPITVNSFVPVLQVVSSYNYLLVNADAKWNTLQDFIADAKANPGVLSIGNAGTAGGNHMAAILFEDAISAEFTHIPFSGGGPSIIGLLGKQVDSAMNNAPEGVSNIEAGQLKMLAVFSEERYPSFPDVPTAKEQGLDLVLPQWRGVVCPPGTPDAVIQRLHDIFKQCIEDPIFVEKMKAMSVSPEYLNAADFGRFLLAEDSRYEALVKAKGLGDRY; encoded by the coding sequence ATGAAAAAAGTCGTATTCGTTGCATTTGCAATCGTTCTTTCCTGCAGCATGCTGTTTGCTCAAGGAAACAAAGAGGCCTCGGCGATGTCCGCCGATATGTCGACCTTCCCGACCAAGCCGGTCGAAGCTGTGGTGGGCTGGAGTGCCGGCGGTGGTGGAGACGTTGTTTTCAGGGTTCTTGCTGAAGTATTCCCCAAGTATGCCAATGGCCAGAATTTGGTGATCAAGAACGTTCCGGGAGCTTCAGGTGTTACCGGAGCCATTGAATTCTTGGATGCAAAACCCGATGGCTATAGTGTCATGCACTGGAATAATGCTTCGATGACGAAGACCCAGCTCAGCAAGACTCCCATTACCGTCAATTCATTCGTGCCGGTTTTGCAGGTCGTCAGCTCCTACAACTACCTGCTGGTGAACGCCGATGCAAAGTGGAATACGTTGCAGGACTTCATCGCCGACGCAAAAGCCAACCCTGGAGTGCTCTCCATCGGTAACGCAGGGACTGCCGGTGGAAACCACATGGCTGCAATTTTGTTCGAAGATGCAATCTCAGCTGAATTCACCCATATCCCGTTCAGCGGCGGCGGTCCCTCCATCATCGGTTTGTTGGGTAAGCAGGTTGATTCTGCTATGAACAATGCTCCTGAAGGCGTCTCTAATATTGAAGCAGGCCAGCTGAAGATGCTCGCTGTCTTCTCTGAAGAGCGCTATCCTTCCTTCCCCGATGTTCCTACTGCCAAAGAGCAGGGCCTTGATCTTGTCCTTCCCCAGTGGAGAGGCGTGGTATGTCCTCCGGGTACCCCCGATGCCGTAATACAGAGACTGCATGACATCTTCAAGCAGTGCATTGAAGATCCTATCTTTGTTGAGAAGATGAAAGCCATGAGCGTAAGCCCTGAGTACCTCAATGCTGCTGATTTCGGCCGGTTCCTCCTTGCCGAGGATTCCCGCTATGAAGCACTTGTGAAGGCAAAAGGCTTGGGTGACCGTTACTAG
- a CDS encoding Gfo/Idh/MocA family protein, whose translation MKKNYGFGIIGLGTIADFHVRAIQELAQGKFVAGFDVVPGKAESFCSKYGAVGYSDLDAFLADPAIDIVTITTPSGLHMQGAVAATKAKKHVIVEKPLEVTIEKCDEIIEAAHKHNVKLAGIFQSRFHKGAILMKQALDENRFGTILLANAQVKWFRSQEYYDSVAWRGTWKLDGGGAVMNQSIHAVDLLQWFVGGIEEVTAHVGTLAHERIEVEDTAVAMLRLKTGGFAVIESSTGVYPGFLKRIEICGTKGSAILEEENLIHWSFSEEKEGDDAIRTGFGAGSSTGGGASNPTSIGIQGHVAQFRDFIDAIEQDRDPLVTGEEARKSVEIIQAMYQSALSGHSIRLPLSTTLKKG comes from the coding sequence TTGAAGAAGAATTACGGATTCGGGATAATTGGATTAGGGACTATTGCTGACTTTCATGTCAGAGCCATCCAAGAACTTGCACAAGGTAAGTTTGTTGCTGGATTTGATGTGGTTCCCGGCAAAGCAGAATCCTTTTGCTCCAAGTATGGCGCCGTCGGGTATAGTGATTTGGATGCATTTCTCGCCGACCCGGCGATTGACATTGTCACCATTACCACACCTTCCGGTCTTCATATGCAGGGAGCGGTTGCTGCCACGAAGGCTAAAAAACATGTAATAGTAGAGAAGCCGCTTGAAGTCACCATTGAGAAGTGTGATGAAATCATCGAAGCGGCACACAAGCATAATGTAAAGCTTGCAGGAATTTTCCAGTCGAGATTTCATAAGGGTGCAATTCTTATGAAACAGGCGCTTGACGAGAACCGATTCGGCACCATCCTGCTGGCAAACGCCCAGGTAAAGTGGTTTCGCAGCCAGGAGTACTACGATTCGGTTGCCTGGAGGGGGACATGGAAGCTCGACGGTGGCGGGGCAGTGATGAATCAATCGATTCACGCCGTTGATCTCTTGCAGTGGTTTGTCGGCGGTATCGAGGAAGTGACAGCGCATGTGGGAACACTTGCCCACGAGCGGATTGAGGTTGAGGATACTGCTGTGGCAATGCTGCGTCTGAAGACCGGTGGTTTTGCAGTGATTGAGAGCAGCACGGGTGTTTACCCCGGTTTTCTCAAACGCATTGAGATTTGCGGCACCAAGGGCAGCGCTATTTTGGAAGAGGAGAATCTCATCCATTGGTCCTTTTCTGAGGAGAAGGAAGGTGATGATGCGATTCGAACCGGATTTGGTGCCGGATCCTCCACAGGAGGCGGGGCCTCCAATCCCACATCCATCGGGATCCAAGGCCATGTGGCACAGTTCAGGGACTTCATCGATGCCATTGAACAGGATCGAGACCCTCTGGTTACAGGTGAGGAAGCAAGGAAATCCGTTGAGATCATTCAAGCGATGTATCAAAGCGCCCTATCAGGGCATTCGATCAGGTTACCGTTGTCAACAACCCTGAAAAAGGGATAA
- a CDS encoding M24 family metallopeptidase yields MTLHEEFAVKLKRLRTLMQTKNLDALYLKRQDDFAWLSCGGRNYVGLSDMGNCGLLVTTDAHHAITSTVESQRMMDEENLAELGFTMHAGIWHDESFEAAKLLELVPSGGIGFDHSHKIGPNLAEEIKPLRFSLTESEVQKFRMVGQLASLVIEETASSIRVGESEYAILSRAAQKARELGLEVVSLMCAADQRISQYRHPLPTAAQVKERVQIGGNLRKWGLTVCLTRYVNFTPVTAELERQMRMNQEIDCILMQETKVGRELKEVLACGEKAYKERGYGYEIDNHHQGGPIGYAGRDYRVDFSNTHVVEVNQGFCWNPSITGTKSEDTILVTQSGFEFITKPVVFPVCEIKVGDTSFSRADILQKLM; encoded by the coding sequence ATGACTTTACATGAAGAGTTTGCTGTCAAGCTGAAACGACTCAGAACACTCATGCAAACAAAGAACCTGGATGCACTCTATTTGAAACGGCAGGATGACTTTGCTTGGTTGTCATGTGGCGGCAGAAATTATGTAGGCCTCTCGGATATGGGCAACTGCGGTCTGCTTGTTACAACCGATGCCCATCATGCAATAACCAGCACTGTCGAAAGCCAACGGATGATGGATGAGGAAAATCTCGCCGAACTTGGCTTTACCATGCATGCAGGCATCTGGCACGATGAATCCTTTGAAGCAGCAAAACTTCTCGAGCTTGTACCGTCAGGGGGCATCGGATTTGACCACTCACACAAGATCGGCCCCAATCTCGCAGAGGAGATCAAGCCCTTGCGGTTCTCGCTCACCGAGAGTGAAGTTCAGAAATTCAGGATGGTCGGTCAGCTTGCTTCACTGGTAATCGAAGAAACTGCAAGCTCGATCAGGGTTGGGGAAAGCGAATACGCCATCCTCTCACGTGCCGCCCAAAAAGCCAGGGAACTTGGCTTGGAGGTGGTCTCACTCATGTGTGCCGCCGACCAGAGAATCTCACAGTACCGCCACCCATTGCCCACTGCCGCACAAGTAAAAGAGCGGGTGCAAATCGGGGGGAACCTCCGAAAATGGGGCCTTACCGTATGTCTGACCCGTTATGTCAACTTTACTCCGGTCACGGCGGAACTTGAGCGGCAGATGCGCATGAACCAAGAGATTGATTGCATCCTCATGCAGGAAACCAAGGTTGGCAGGGAATTGAAAGAGGTCCTTGCGTGCGGTGAAAAAGCCTACAAGGAGCGGGGGTACGGATACGAAATCGACAATCACCACCAGGGCGGGCCCATCGGCTATGCCGGACGTGACTATCGTGTCGATTTCTCAAACACCCATGTGGTGGAGGTAAACCAAGGATTTTGTTGGAACCCCTCGATCACCGGCACAAAAAGCGAGGACACGATTCTCGTCACTCAATCCGGCTTTGAGTTCATTACAAAACCCGTAGTATTTCCAGTCTGTGAGATCAAAGTCGGCGATACATCCTTTTCGAGGGCTGACATTCTCCAAAAGTTGATGTAA
- a CDS encoding ROK family transcriptional regulator has protein sequence MPVNDLELKTFKAIVECIEEGSEKPSRAAIAKELGLSRTTASNYVNKLISAEILEELDSESQGRGRPGKPLTLSTSKRYAIGAFFDEHDWYLSIVNLQGQPVENLHYPIERMTIDSFIQVLIGGIKHIQKKYGAQLLPAVGIGSPGVIDRKTGTIIKAVDLGWRDIPLGRIVQNQTGFSCYILNRYRATGLGEAQHGQGQGVKDFIFIGIGTGMGSAIFIDGKLMFTTNIHTGGIGHIIVDPHGPYCSCGRKGCALPLASTDALITNVLNSLADKTLLTQTTLALQYATEKTLTLAQIMQAAQDGDVFAQQAVQTVADPMCQIIGHLITIINPKKIVLGGPMATSGNYYVDYIEKKVVNDYLTPEIPIVQGSMDVYTGARGAASLVTKRVVELTFHTPDTWYLEQ, from the coding sequence ATGCCTGTGAACGATCTTGAATTAAAAACGTTCAAAGCCATAGTTGAATGCATTGAGGAGGGGTCTGAAAAACCCTCCCGTGCAGCTATAGCCAAAGAGCTCGGGTTAAGCAGGACCACGGCATCCAATTACGTAAACAAGCTCATCAGTGCAGAGATACTTGAGGAATTGGATTCAGAATCCCAAGGAAGAGGGAGGCCGGGCAAACCCCTGACCTTGTCGACTTCCAAGCGCTATGCCATCGGAGCCTTCTTCGATGAGCATGATTGGTACCTGAGTATCGTCAATCTGCAAGGACAACCCGTTGAAAACCTGCACTATCCCATAGAGCGGATGACCATTGACAGCTTCATCCAAGTCCTCATCGGGGGAATCAAGCACATCCAGAAGAAATACGGGGCCCAATTGCTTCCCGCCGTCGGGATAGGAAGCCCCGGTGTCATCGACAGGAAAACCGGCACCATCATCAAGGCGGTCGACCTCGGCTGGAGAGACATCCCCCTGGGGCGTATCGTACAGAATCAGACGGGCTTTTCCTGCTATATCCTCAACCGCTACCGAGCTACCGGCCTTGGCGAAGCACAGCACGGGCAAGGCCAGGGCGTAAAAGACTTTATCTTCATCGGCATCGGGACAGGAATGGGCTCGGCGATTTTCATCGATGGGAAACTGATGTTCACCACCAATATTCACACCGGCGGAATAGGTCACATCATTGTTGACCCTCACGGGCCGTACTGCAGCTGCGGGAGAAAAGGGTGTGCACTCCCCCTTGCATCCACCGATGCCCTGATTACAAACGTACTCAACAGCCTCGCCGACAAAACCCTGCTCACTCAGACCACGCTGGCCTTGCAATATGCCACGGAAAAAACATTGACGCTCGCCCAAATCATGCAGGCAGCACAAGACGGGGATGTATTTGCGCAGCAGGCAGTACAAACTGTCGCCGATCCAATGTGCCAGATCATCGGTCATCTGATCACCATCATCAATCCCAAGAAAATTGTGTTGGGTGGGCCGATGGCGACCTCCGGCAACTATTACGTGGACTACATCGAAAAGAAAGTCGTCAACGACTATTTAACACCGGAAATTCCCATTGTCCAGGGAAGCATGGACGTATACACCGGGGCAAGGGGTGCCGCTTCGTTGGTAACCAAACGCGTGGTGGAGCTTACGTTTCATACTCCCGATACGTGGTATCTGGAGCAGTAG
- a CDS encoding helix-turn-helix domain-containing protein: MAIIIRLDRVLADRKMSLTELSEKVGITIANLSNLKTGKVSAVRLSTMEAICEVLCCQPGDLFEFKQEE, from the coding sequence ATGGCAATCATCATTCGACTTGACCGTGTGCTTGCAGACCGCAAGATGTCACTAACTGAATTATCCGAGAAGGTGGGAATTACGATAGCGAACCTCTCCAACCTTAAGACAGGGAAGGTGAGCGCAGTCAGGCTGAGTACCATGGAGGCAATATGCGAGGTGCTTTGCTGTCAGCCGGGGGACTTGTTTGAGTTTAAGCAGGAGGAATGA
- a CDS encoding FMN-binding protein has product MWWILFALLVLIAVGLVMAMRVDGPNRKEASQLQFENVQFSNLKDGTYVGKWEGCTSHIRDTQVEVQIAGGQVSSFRILKGAVPKNGQPVKLSKGRTIDELFQTAIEAKTLDVDVISGATVTSKTHLKAFENALKQAAQ; this is encoded by the coding sequence ATGTGGTGGATTTTGTTTGCTTTGCTGGTGCTGATCGCCGTTGGCCTGGTAATGGCCATGCGTGTGGATGGGCCGAACCGCAAGGAGGCATCCCAGCTGCAATTTGAGAATGTGCAGTTCTCAAACCTCAAGGATGGGACGTACGTCGGGAAGTGGGAGGGTTGCACCTCGCACATTCGCGACACCCAAGTCGAGGTGCAGATTGCAGGTGGACAAGTCTCAAGTTTCAGGATTCTCAAGGGTGCTGTTCCCAAGAATGGTCAGCCGGTCAAGCTTTCCAAGGGAAGGACCATTGATGAGTTGTTTCAGACAGCCATCGAAGCAAAAACGCTTGATGTAGATGTGATCAGCGGGGCGACTGTCACTTCCAAGACCCACCTGAAAGCATTCGAGAATGCATTGAAACAGGCTGCGCAGTAA
- a CDS encoding FAD:protein FMN transferase, with the protein MRSVEANLAVMHTQLSCKVYGKQPEAAIEAAFAEVKRLELLMSRFLPDSEVSSINTRAGDGLVDVSPDTIEVLQEAVAIGALSSGAFDVTIAPLMNLWDFTHAATPPTQAAIKEVRSLVDYRQIRLDVKNRRAGLGKQGMLLDLGGLAKGYAADRAKQVLIEWGIESAYINLGGNVLLLGSKPDGSAWKVGIRHPRIQNSLVGAIAAKDVSVVTSGDYERFFIDSQGKRQHHILDPRTGCPARSGLIGMTVVCPRSLHADALSTTFFLSGIKGCKKLLAELPEVGVFAIDEHLMGWISESLVPVFQPVTGLSISLLSI; encoded by the coding sequence ATGCGTAGCGTCGAGGCAAATCTAGCAGTCATGCATACCCAACTGTCCTGCAAGGTCTATGGAAAACAGCCCGAGGCGGCGATTGAGGCGGCTTTTGCCGAAGTGAAGCGTCTGGAATTACTGATGAGCAGGTTTCTTCCCGATAGCGAGGTGAGCAGCATCAACACTCGGGCGGGAGACGGTTTGGTGGATGTTTCCCCCGATACCATCGAGGTGCTGCAGGAAGCCGTGGCAATCGGCGCTCTCTCAAGCGGTGCGTTCGATGTAACCATCGCTCCTCTGATGAATCTTTGGGATTTCACCCATGCTGCAACCCCTCCCACCCAAGCCGCCATTAAAGAAGTTCGCTCACTTGTCGATTACCGCCAGATTCGGTTGGATGTGAAGAATCGACGTGCCGGCTTGGGAAAGCAGGGGATGCTGTTGGATCTGGGAGGCTTGGCCAAGGGTTATGCCGCCGATCGTGCCAAGCAGGTGCTCATCGAATGGGGTATTGAATCGGCGTATATCAACCTTGGAGGCAATGTGTTGCTTCTGGGATCGAAACCGGATGGGTCGGCATGGAAGGTGGGCATCCGTCATCCCAGGATCCAGAACTCTTTGGTTGGAGCCATCGCGGCCAAGGACGTCTCGGTTGTCACCAGTGGTGACTATGAACGGTTCTTCATCGATTCACAAGGAAAGCGGCAGCACCACATTCTCGATCCGAGGACCGGCTGTCCGGCCCGCTCCGGCTTGATTGGTATGACGGTGGTCTGCCCTCGTTCCCTGCATGCGGATGCCCTTTCAACAACATTCTTTCTTTCAGGCATCAAGGGCTGCAAAAAGCTCTTGGCCGAACTTCCCGAAGTAGGGGTGTTTGCCATTGATGAGCACTTGATGGGATGGATATCCGAGTCATTGGTCCCCGTTTTCCAACCGGTAACGGGACTGAGCATATCGCTTCTCAGTATTTGA
- a CDS encoding TetR/AcrR family transcriptional regulator has product MEEKQALLYKAAKTLFSKGGFKSTSVAQIAKEAGLAVGTFYLYYPSKEKLFLDIFLEENAALKQKCQAQLDVTQEPKEVIAHMLACNSEGMRSSPILREWYNRKVFAKLEQVYRLEHGSEAVHFLYDTFVELVGRWQAAGKIRNDIDAATIMLVFTAIINIDVHKEEIGVEHFPRLLDTITSLVMDGLIQEGRHA; this is encoded by the coding sequence ATGGAAGAGAAACAGGCTCTATTGTACAAGGCGGCAAAGACATTGTTCTCCAAGGGTGGGTTCAAATCCACCAGCGTAGCCCAAATCGCCAAGGAGGCGGGGCTCGCTGTGGGAACTTTTTACCTCTACTATCCGTCGAAGGAAAAACTGTTCCTGGATATATTCCTTGAAGAGAACGCGGCTTTGAAACAGAAGTGCCAGGCTCAGCTTGATGTAACGCAGGAGCCGAAGGAAGTGATCGCCCATATGCTCGCGTGCAACAGTGAAGGCATGCGTAGCAGTCCGATTCTACGAGAGTGGTACAACCGCAAGGTCTTTGCAAAACTCGAGCAGGTCTATCGCCTTGAGCACGGCAGTGAAGCGGTGCACTTCCTCTACGATACCTTTGTCGAGTTGGTGGGGAGGTGGCAGGCTGCAGGGAAGATCAGAAACGATATAGATGCCGCGACGATCATGCTGGTGTTTACGGCGATCATCAATATCGATGTGCACAAGGAGGAGATTGGAGTGGAGCATTTCCCCCGGTTGCTGGACACGATCACCTCGTTGGTGATGGACGGCCTGATACAGGAAGGCAGACATGCGTAG
- a CDS encoding gamma-glutamylcyclotransferase family protein: MNECERLWVYGSLLSGFFNHVKVLEGRVVSLHPARVKGRLFHQLHKGYPALLSGSDWVYGELLQIRDFSRVLPLVDELEGYAAGGADNEYDRRMSQVFYQQDGAWLAVGAYVYWYARRDLGTKENPALYLPGGDWKGYMRG; encoded by the coding sequence TTGAACGAGTGTGAACGACTCTGGGTCTATGGAAGCCTGCTCTCCGGTTTCTTCAATCACGTGAAGGTGCTGGAGGGCAGGGTGGTATCCCTGCACCCGGCACGTGTCAAAGGCAGACTGTTCCACCAGCTGCACAAGGGGTATCCGGCCTTGCTCAGCGGTTCCGACTGGGTCTACGGGGAGTTGCTTCAGATCAGGGATTTCTCCCGTGTGCTCCCCCTTGTCGATGAGCTGGAGGGCTATGCGGCAGGCGGGGCCGACAACGAATACGATCGACGGATGAGCCAGGTGTTCTACCAGCAGGACGGGGCCTGGCTTGCCGTCGGCGCCTACGTCTATTGGTATGCGCGCAGGGATTTGGGAACCAAGGAGAACCCCGCTCTCTATCTGCCCGGGGGCGATTGGAAAGGTTATATGCGGGGCTGA